In one window of Arachis ipaensis cultivar K30076 chromosome B06, Araip1.1, whole genome shotgun sequence DNA:
- the LOC107605316 gene encoding WAT1-related protein At5g40240 isoform X1, with the protein MASSGRCYWYMNVVPLCAMVAVECFSVVSSVLFKAATQKGLSYYVFIAYSYAISTFILLLPFPFIFFTTRSSGLPTFKASLVGRIFLLGVIGFVFQLIGYKGLEFSSPTLASALSNLIPAFTYVLAILFRMEKATLKSSSTQAKIIGSIISIIGALVVTLYKGPVVLSASSSSSLLSSSSSQGDWVLGAFLLAASYTLPPLWYIVQTQVMEQYPVELIVVFLYNLCGTLISAPACLLVESSFSVWRLKLDITLLAVIFSGFCGCMVSVVHTWAIHLKGPVYVSIFKPLSVVIAAAMSVILIVDCSMFAVLLERGYYQLDFMLFYGEKQNRQQN; encoded by the exons atggcATCATCAGGTAGATGTTATTGGTACATGAACGTGGTTCCATTGTGTGCAATGGTGGCAGTTGAATGCTTCAGCGTTGTTTCCAGCGTTCTATTCAAAGCAGCCACTCAGAAAGGCTTGAGTTACTATGTTTTCATTGCTTATTCATATGCCATCTCCACCTTTATTCTTCTTCTGCCTTTTCCCTTCATCTTCTTCACCACCAG GTCAAGTGGATTGCCCACATTTAAAGCCTCGTTGGTCGGTAGGATTTTTCTTCTTGGAGTCATTGG GTTTGTATTTCAACTTATTGGATATAAAGGACTTGAGTTTAGTTCACCTACTCTCGCTTCTGCTCTCAGTAACCTTATTCCCGCTTTTACTTACGTACTCGCTATTTTATTCAG GATGGAAAAAGCAACATTGAAAAGCTCGAGCACTCAGGCCAAAATAATAGGTTCAATTATATCAATCATTGGTGCCCTTGTAGTAACTCTCTACAAGGGCCCTGTTGTGTTatctgcttcttcttcatcatcactaCTCAGCTCATCGTCTTCACAAGGGGATTGGGTTCTTGGGGCCTTCTTACTTGCTGCTTCATACACTTTACCTCCACTTTGGTATATTGTACAG ACGCAAGTTATGGAACAATATCCGGTAGAACTTATTGTGGTGTTTTTATACAACTTGTGCGGGACTCTTATATCTGCCCCAGCATGCTTACTTGTTGAATCAAGCTTCAGTGTTTGGAGGCTAAAACTTGACATAACATTATTGGCGGTTATATTCTCA GGATTTTGTGGGTGCATGGTGAGTGTGGTTCATACATGGGCAATACATCTTAAAGGCCCTGTTTATGTATCAATTTTCAAGCCACTATCAGTTGTCATAGCTGCTGCAATGAGTGTT attttaattgttgattgttcCATGTTTGCAGTGTTATTGGAGCGGGGATACTATCAATTGGATTTTATGCTGTTTTATGGGGAAAAGCAAAATCGTCAGCAGAATTGA
- the LOC107648489 gene encoding callose synthase 1-like has protein sequence MWGFFILCLQAMIIVAWNGSGNPSANFNGDVFKKVLSVFITAAILKLGQATLDVILSWKEREGELEKRELTTISSFLFPLFCFYIPRCVALIRSFSMTMRKELNEHDGVCNL, from the exons ATGTGGGGCTTCTTCATTTTGTGCTTACAG GCAATGATTATTGTTGCATGGAATGGATCTGGGAATCCAAGTGCAAATTTTAATGGCGATGTCTTCAAGAAGGTGCTGAGTGTGTTTATAACAGCAGCCATATTGAAACTTGGACAAG CTACTCTGGATGTGATTCTCAGTtggaaagagagagag GGAGAACTTGAAAAGAGAGAGCTCACCACCATTTCTTCCTTCCTCTTTCCCCTGTTCTGCTTCTACATTCCTAG GTGTGTGGCACTTATTAGAAGCTTCTCCATGACCATGAGAAAGGAACTGAATGAACATGATGGAGTTTGTAATTTGTAG
- the LOC107647609 gene encoding uncharacterized protein LOC107647609 — MGVISQDHSKLDSDTVAEAIMPLVETDLSIKVKSIIAEVQSRFNYTISYRKAWLAKQKSIAKVFGDWEESYQALPWWLSIMVQKMPGSVVQIETRSLYNGNEDAQRVKILHRVFWSFNPCIRAFRHCKPLVQVDGTHLYGKYKGTLLVAVAQDGNQNIVPIAFALVEGETADAWHFFFRNLRMHVVRKDGVGMISDRHKSIWAAVNCSGGDWQPPRAWWMFCIRHIGSNFVRAFKVPHLQKLVVNIGYSRTVEEYNINYKRLEERGEAYARWCDDIGLRHWVLAFEEGHRWGHMTTNLVECINSVLKGARNLPVLALVRATYYRLNELFTRKSDESHERKRAGFTYSVFAQQRIEANMHQAGNIVVHRFDRRNEVFEVCEMTSGKVSVVDLARRRCDCGHFQVERIPCRHVIAYCADQRLDWQLYVHDVYKMTEVRKVYRFEFTPLGDAETWPSYEGPTLVANPALRRTSKGRPKLTRYLNEIDSRDMRDPQICRLCGVQGHSRSRCPQRAGPSGAGFRVLFSSCLYL, encoded by the coding sequence ATGGGAGTGATTTCACAGGATCATTCGAAGTTGGACTCGGATACAGTTGCTGAGGCTATAATGCCGTTGGTCGAGACTGACCTGTCCATCAAGGTGAAATCTATAATAGCCGAAGTCCAGTCAAGGTTCAACTATACCATCAGTTATcgaaaggcttggttggcaaagcaaaaGTCCATAGCGAAGGTTTTCGGTGATTGGGAGGAGAGTTACCAAGCCTTGCCATGGTGGCTCTCGATTATGGTTCAGAAGATGCCTGGGTCAGTTGTCCAAATAGAAACACGGTCACTGTACAATGGGAATGAGGATGCGCAAAGAGTAAAAATACTTCATCGCGTATTCTGGAGTTTCAATCCATGCATTCGGGCATTTAGGCATTGTAAGCCCCTAGTTCAGGTTGATGGCACACACCTATATGGCAAGTACAAAGGTACACTTCTGGTCGCTGTTGCACAAGACGGGAACCAGAATATTGTGCCTATCGCTTTTGCCTTGGTGGAAGGGGAGACAGCCGATGCGTGGCACTTCTTTTTCAGGAATCTGCGAATGCATGTTGTCAGAAAAGACGGTGTGGGAATGATCTCAGACCGGCATAAGTCAATTTGGGCAGCAGTAAATTGTTCCGGAGGTGACTGGCAACCTCCAAGAGCATGGTGGATGTTTTGTATAAGGCACATCGGCAGCAACTTTGTACGAGCATTCAAAGTCCCTCACTTGCAAAAGCTTGTGGTCAACATCGGGTATTCAAGAACGGTGGAGGAGTATAACATCAACTATAAGAGGTTGGAAGAGCGAGGCGAGGCATATGCCAGGTGGTGCGACGACATTGGACTTAGACATTGGGTATTGGCGTTTGAAGAGGGACATCGATGGGGCCATATGACGACGAACCTTGTCGAATGCATTAACTCAGTGTTGAAGGGTGCCCGTAATCTACCTGTGTTGGCACTAGTCCGAGCAACATATTATCGGTTAAATGAACTTTTTACGCGGAAGAGTGACGAGAGTCACGAACGCAAGCGTGCTGGATTTACCTATTCCGTATTCGCACAACAGCGGATTGAGGCAAATATGCATCAGGCTGGGAATATAGTTGTGCACCGTTTTGACAGACGGAATGAGGTATTTGAGGTGTGCGAAATGACTAGCGGAAAGGTGTCAGTCGTTGATCTTGCGCGACGGAGGTGTGACTGTGGGCACTTTCAGGTGGAAAGAATACCATGTCGCCATGTTATTGCTTACTGTGCTGACCAGCGTCTCGATTGGCAGCTGTATGTGCATGATGTGTACAAGATGACAGAGGTTCGTAAGGTATATAGATTTGAGTTCACACCGTTAGGTGATGCCGAGACATGGCCTTCATATGAGGGACCCACATTGGTCGCTAATCCCGCCCTGAGGCGAACGTCAAAGGGTCGCCCGAAATTGACCAGATACTTGAATGAAATAGACTCACGCGACATGCGTGATCCTCAGATATGTCGTCTCTGTGGTGTTCAGGGTCATAGTCGGAGTCGATGTCCTCAGCGTGCTGGACCGAGTGGTGCggggtttagggttttattttCATCGTGTTTGTATCTCTAA
- the LOC107605316 gene encoding WAT1-related protein At5g40240 isoform X2, whose amino-acid sequence MASSGRCYWYMNVVPLCAMVAVECFSVVSSVLFKAATQKGLSYYVFIAYSYAISTFILLLPFPFIFFTTRSSGLPTFKASLVGRIFLLGVIGFVFQLIGYKGLEFSSPTLASALSNLIPAFTYVLAILFRMEKATLKSSSTQAKIIGSIISIIGALVVTLYKGPVVLSASSSSSLLSSSSSQGDWVLGAFLLAASYTLPPLWYIVQGFCGCMVSVVHTWAIHLKGPVYVSIFKPLSVVIAAAMSVILIVDCSMFAVLLERGYYQLDFMLFYGEKQNRQQN is encoded by the exons atggcATCATCAGGTAGATGTTATTGGTACATGAACGTGGTTCCATTGTGTGCAATGGTGGCAGTTGAATGCTTCAGCGTTGTTTCCAGCGTTCTATTCAAAGCAGCCACTCAGAAAGGCTTGAGTTACTATGTTTTCATTGCTTATTCATATGCCATCTCCACCTTTATTCTTCTTCTGCCTTTTCCCTTCATCTTCTTCACCACCAG GTCAAGTGGATTGCCCACATTTAAAGCCTCGTTGGTCGGTAGGATTTTTCTTCTTGGAGTCATTGG GTTTGTATTTCAACTTATTGGATATAAAGGACTTGAGTTTAGTTCACCTACTCTCGCTTCTGCTCTCAGTAACCTTATTCCCGCTTTTACTTACGTACTCGCTATTTTATTCAG GATGGAAAAAGCAACATTGAAAAGCTCGAGCACTCAGGCCAAAATAATAGGTTCAATTATATCAATCATTGGTGCCCTTGTAGTAACTCTCTACAAGGGCCCTGTTGTGTTatctgcttcttcttcatcatcactaCTCAGCTCATCGTCTTCACAAGGGGATTGGGTTCTTGGGGCCTTCTTACTTGCTGCTTCATACACTTTACCTCCACTTTGGTATATTGTACAG GGATTTTGTGGGTGCATGGTGAGTGTGGTTCATACATGGGCAATACATCTTAAAGGCCCTGTTTATGTATCAATTTTCAAGCCACTATCAGTTGTCATAGCTGCTGCAATGAGTGTT attttaattgttgattgttcCATGTTTGCAGTGTTATTGGAGCGGGGATACTATCAATTGGATTTTATGCTGTTTTATGGGGAAAAGCAAAATCGTCAGCAGAATTGA